The Styela clava chromosome 2, kaStyClav1.hap1.2, whole genome shotgun sequence genome contains a region encoding:
- the LOC120336509 gene encoding uncharacterized protein LOC120336509 isoform X2 — MAYIILILASILNLLSSTTQHKCELPEPVPELHVEKLIGTKWYTGLQTNDPAAGNVKCEEIVTITKNSNGYDSVLRSYIGRWGYCYLSILIGKYVDICLSVC, encoded by the exons ATGGCTTACATAATATTAATCCTGGCATCTATTTTGAATTTACTTTCTTCAACAACTCAGCATAAATGTGAACTTCCAGAACCAGTACCAGAACTCCACGTTGAAAAG TTAATTGGCACGAAATGGTATACTGGACTTCAGACAAATGATCCAGCTGCTGGCAATGTTAAATGTGAAGAAATTGTAACCATCACAAAAAATAGCAATGGATATGACTCAGTATTGAGAAGCTACATTGGAAGGTGGGGTTATTGTTatttatcgatcttgatcggtaagtatgttgatatttgtctgtctgtctgttag
- the LOC120336509 gene encoding uncharacterized protein LOC120336509 isoform X1, which produces MAYIILILASILNLLSSTTQHKCELPEPVPELHVEKLIGTKWYTGLQTNDPAAGNVKCEEIVTITKNSNGYDSVLRSYIGSKEYVEWTSHLIRQRAGVYKENRMAGGEWKYIKIPEQNKHYEKQLSTMVFIGYQYLV; this is translated from the exons ATGGCTTACATAATATTAATCCTGGCATCTATTTTGAATTTACTTTCTTCAACAACTCAGCATAAATGTGAACTTCCAGAACCAGTACCAGAACTCCACGTTGAAAAG TTAATTGGCACGAAATGGTATACTGGACTTCAGACAAATGATCCAGCTGCTGGCAATGTTAAATGTGAAGAAATTGTAACCATCACAAAAAATAGCAATGGATATGACTCAGTATTGAGAAGCTACATTGGAAG CAAAGAATATGTTGAATGGACCTCGCATTTAATTCGTCAGAGAGCAGGAGTGTATAAAGAAAATCGAATGGCCGGCGGTGAGTggaaatacataaaaataccGGAGCAAAATAAACACTACGAAAAACAACTGTCTACAATGGTATTCATTGGTTATCAATATTTAGTTTAA
- the LOC120336509 gene encoding uncharacterized protein LOC120336509 isoform X3, which yields MTVSRTKRMKNTINLCVFILISFQLFLAVHSFRRFSQELDGSESDTYQPGSAEILLFEDESDFVTEN from the exons ATGACTGTGAGCCGAACTAAAAGGATGAAGAACACGATAAACCTGTGCGTTTTTATACTGATAtcatttcaactttttttggctGTTCACAGCTTTCGTCGATTTTCCCAAGAACTAGATGGAA GCGAATCAGACACGTACCAACCTGGAAGTGCAGAGATCTTGCTATTTGAAG ATGAATCCGACTTCGTGACAGAGAACTGA
- the LOC120336416 gene encoding uncharacterized protein LOC120336416 — protein sequence MTTESPAASNETESNMSTGNACGCLHGGKCVTKLGEQLCACPTGFGGRRCDKLDIDFTQKSNVNSNVGLVAGLVTGGFILIALIVASLVIWRRWRMIKKKRKSQKIRERSQSRATIEGFSTADGHNHHRNMNNVTNHINICHAPSQESNEKNVQSQFCKKTARKILPTGYDSQCLDIGEANTLPRTFLSVDAVRKDGLLKTETLPSHNKTDTLISLRETSKISASDHDTFVIHKPRRNAQSHRLPIR from the exons ATGACGACTGAAAGCCCTGCAGCGAGTAATGAAACTGAATCAAATATGTCAACTGGTAATGCTTGTGGATGTTTGCACGGAGGAAAATGCGTGACAAAACTAGGCGAACAACTTTGCGC GTGTCCTACTGGCTTCGGCGGACGTCGTTGTGATAAGTTAGATATTGATTTTACACAAAAGTCAAATGTAAATTCAAACGTTGGATTAGTGGCCGGTCTGGTGACCGGCGGATTTATACTAATAGCATTGATAGTTGCTAGTTTGGTAATATGGAG GAGATGGCGAATGATAAAGAAGAAacgaaaatcacaaaaaatacgTGAACGCAGTCAAAGCAGAGCGACAATTGAAGGATTTTCTACTGCGGATGGTCACAATCATCACAGGAATATGAACAACGTAACGAACCATATAAATATTTGTCATGCACCATCGCAGGAATCGAACGAAAAAAATGTCCAGTCCCAATTTTGTAAAAAGACAGCAAGAAAGATTTTACCTACCGGATATGATTCGCAATGTTTAGACATTGGCGAAGCGAACACGCTACCGAGAACTTTTCTTTCGGTCGATGCTGTAAGAAAAGATGGATTGCTGAAAACCGAAACTCTTCCTAGCCATAACAAAACGGACACTCTAATTTCCCTTCGTGAAACTAGTAAAATAAGCGCATCCGATCATGATACATTCGTCATTCACAAGCCGCGTCGAAACGCTCAAAGTCATCGTCTCCCGATTCGATAA
- the LOC120336417 gene encoding uncharacterized protein LOC120336417, with amino-acid sequence MDRADANVGSTTTQETLNTTAAAGCGCLYGGKCRRTGSTLEVSCLCPKGYEGKRCQKSVIEFNTSPKQLENQELVAGCVVAGFIVLILAIVGIIVWRRYRKIQKNKKRRTSLQESYKKKMSIEGISIIDEKSSNVNKCPYKCHPLGSTPPPSYIEVAGKNVSGNVYVNPAAVPTVYTQPKPEVDVSTKCHDNPLVTVKDESKNTE; translated from the exons ATGGACAGAGCAGATGCAAACGTGGGTAGCACCACCACTCAAGAGACGTTGAACACAACGGCAGCAGCTGGGTGCGGCTGTTTATATGGTGGAAAGTGTCGAAGAACTGGATCAACTCTTGAAGTCTCGTGCTT ATGCCCGAAAGGATATGAGGGCAAAAGATGCCAGAAAAGTGTTATTGAATTCAATACAAGTCCTAAACAACTGGAAAATCAAGAACTCGTTGCTGGTTGTGTTGTCGCTGGTTTTATTGTTCTTATCCTCGCAATTGTCGGGATTATCGTTTGGAG GCGTTATAGAAAGATACagaaaaacaagaaaagaaGAACGTCACTTCAGGAAAGCTATAAGAAAAAGATGTCGATCGAAGGGATTAGTATAATCGATGAAAAATCTTCAAATGTCAACAAATGTCCTTACAAATGTCATCCCTTGGGCAGCACTCCTCCGCCATCTTATATAGAAGTCGCCGGGAAGAACGTAAGCGGTAATGTGTACGTAAACCCGGCTGCAGTTCCTACGGTCTATACACAACCCAAACCTGAAGTTGACGTTTCAACCAAATGTCACGATAATCCTTTAGTAACCGTAAAAGACGAATCTAAAAATACTGAATAA